One part of the Sorangiineae bacterium MSr11954 genome encodes these proteins:
- a CDS encoding VOC family protein yields the protein MIDHLELSTRNIDASVRFYGDVLGPLGYEQKVTGPAKGFGDGKSLDVFLVAGEPSTNVHFAFGAPSRAVVDKVYEVARALGHALDRAPALAPHIHPNYYAGYLRDPDGRLVEFVCHEAE from the coding sequence ATGATCGATCATCTCGAGCTTTCGACGCGCAATATCGACGCGAGTGTACGTTTTTACGGGGACGTGCTGGGGCCCCTCGGCTACGAGCAGAAGGTCACCGGTCCGGCCAAAGGCTTTGGCGACGGCAAGTCCCTCGATGTGTTCCTCGTGGCCGGCGAGCCGTCCACCAATGTCCACTTTGCATTCGGCGCCCCGAGCCGGGCGGTCGTCGACAAGGTCTACGAGGTGGCCCGCGCGCTGGGGCACGCGCTCGACCGGGCGCCCGCGCTCGCGCCGCACATTCACCCGAACTACTACGCGGGCTACTTGCGCGATCCCGATGGGCGCCTGGTGGAGTTCGTGTGCCACGAGGCGGAGTGA
- a CDS encoding PLP-dependent cysteine synthase family protein has translation MHQTTRFRRACTNWQCAAMAKLEADFNRSSDTHLLKVDLPHFHGVQLYLKDESTHITGSLKHRLARSLFLYGIANGWIKEGTTVVEASSGSTAISEAYFARLLELPFVAVMPRSTSPEKVALIESYGARCHFVEAASQMHDAAVQLARASGGHFMDQFTFAERATDWRGNNNIAESIFSQLAREPHPVPRFIVCGAGTGGTSATIGRYIRYRSFHTELCVVDPEHSAYFDYYKTDDPEVFVAQGSGVEGIGRPRTEPSFLPKIVDRMLKIPDAASYATVHFLRGILHRALGASTGTNVWGALELMAEMHAAGETGSIVTLICDGGERYLQTYFDEGWLARNKIDLGPYRQRLQRFYDAGEWQPLAEQASRNAP, from the coding sequence ATGCACCAAACGACACGATTTCGACGAGCCTGTACCAACTGGCAGTGTGCGGCCATGGCGAAGCTGGAAGCGGATTTCAACCGCTCCTCCGATACGCACCTGCTGAAGGTAGACCTGCCGCACTTCCATGGGGTGCAGCTTTACTTGAAGGACGAATCGACCCACATCACGGGGAGCCTCAAACACCGTCTGGCGCGATCGCTCTTTCTTTATGGGATCGCCAATGGCTGGATCAAAGAAGGCACCACGGTGGTGGAGGCCTCCTCGGGCAGCACCGCCATTTCGGAGGCTTACTTTGCGCGGCTGCTCGAGCTGCCGTTCGTGGCCGTGATGCCGCGGAGCACGTCGCCCGAGAAGGTCGCGCTGATCGAGTCGTACGGCGCGCGCTGTCATTTCGTGGAGGCGGCGAGCCAGATGCACGACGCGGCCGTGCAGCTCGCGCGCGCCTCGGGCGGGCACTTCATGGATCAGTTCACCTTCGCCGAGCGCGCCACCGATTGGCGCGGCAACAACAACATCGCCGAATCGATCTTCAGCCAGCTCGCGCGCGAGCCGCACCCCGTGCCGCGCTTCATCGTCTGCGGCGCCGGAACGGGTGGGACCTCGGCCACCATCGGTCGCTACATCCGGTATCGCTCGTTCCACACCGAGCTGTGCGTGGTGGATCCCGAGCACTCGGCCTATTTCGATTATTACAAGACCGACGATCCCGAGGTGTTCGTCGCGCAGGGATCCGGGGTGGAGGGGATCGGCCGGCCTCGCACGGAGCCCTCGTTCTTGCCGAAGATCGTGGATCGGATGCTCAAGATTCCGGATGCGGCGTCCTACGCCACCGTGCACTTTCTGCGCGGCATCCTGCACCGCGCGCTCGGGGCATCGACGGGCACCAACGTCTGGGGTGCGCTCGAGTTGATGGCGGAAATGCACGCCGCCGGCGAAACGGGCTCGATCGTGACCCTCATCTGCGATGGCGGGGAGCGTTATTTGCAAACCTATTTCGACGAGGGCTGGCTGGCCCGAAACAAGATCGACCTTGGCCCCTATCGCCAGCGCCTGCAGCGCTTTTATGATGCAGGGGAATGGCAACCTTTGGCCGAACAAGCAAGCCGGAACGCGCCCTGA
- a CDS encoding alkaline phosphatase family protein, whose translation MLRILGAGAVGIGCSSGDEESPTQPPPQGNPPDGGGGVSEPPPAPPEPSGLAMLQEIDTIVVVMMENRSFDHYFGALKRDPTYVNRAAVAGTTGTESNPAPSGPKVGIYKADTFTLADPPHSFAASHTQWNDGKNDQFVIAHKGANQNQVMAYYDRSQIPFYHWLADNFTICDHWFASVMGPTWPNRFYLHAGTSSGKKNNTPIEANAPTTIWEQMKAAGKTAKNYYAGKSAFFAGGFPTKVREGVNPVVEMDAFFADAKAGKLPNLSYIDPDWSVSDDHPAHDIRLGQAFVSSIYKALAASPQWSRSLLIIIYDEHGGFWDHVPPPAAPDDNAEFRQFGFRIPAIIAGPTVKKGYLSTAAYDHTSVLATLAARWGLPGLTTRSKAANALTDVFDPKRYKKPAEPAPEPPALTLDQGALATIGTSSQEELEQAIADGTIPRELTDPRPHDLRVQSWLTEAQKLRSVRLSERTTR comes from the coding sequence GTGCTTCGAATTCTGGGCGCAGGAGCCGTTGGAATCGGCTGTAGCTCGGGCGACGAGGAGAGCCCGACCCAACCTCCGCCCCAGGGGAATCCGCCCGACGGCGGCGGCGGGGTTTCGGAACCGCCTCCGGCCCCGCCGGAGCCCAGCGGTCTCGCCATGCTTCAGGAGATCGACACCATCGTGGTGGTGATGATGGAGAACCGCTCGTTCGACCACTACTTCGGGGCTTTGAAGCGCGATCCCACCTACGTGAACCGCGCGGCCGTCGCCGGCACCACCGGCACCGAATCGAACCCCGCGCCGAGCGGTCCGAAGGTCGGCATCTACAAGGCGGATACGTTCACCCTGGCCGATCCGCCGCACAGCTTCGCCGCCAGCCATACGCAGTGGAACGATGGCAAAAACGATCAATTCGTCATCGCCCACAAGGGCGCGAATCAAAATCAGGTGATGGCGTATTACGATCGCAGCCAGATACCTTTCTACCATTGGCTGGCCGACAACTTCACCATCTGCGATCACTGGTTCGCTTCGGTGATGGGCCCGACCTGGCCCAATCGCTTTTACCTGCACGCCGGCACCTCGTCGGGCAAGAAGAACAACACGCCCATCGAGGCGAATGCCCCCACGACCATCTGGGAGCAGATGAAGGCGGCAGGAAAGACGGCCAAGAACTACTATGCCGGCAAATCGGCCTTCTTCGCCGGTGGGTTTCCGACCAAGGTGCGCGAGGGCGTCAACCCGGTCGTCGAGATGGATGCCTTCTTCGCCGACGCCAAAGCAGGAAAGCTGCCGAACCTCTCGTACATCGATCCGGATTGGTCCGTCTCCGACGATCACCCGGCGCACGATATCCGCCTCGGGCAGGCCTTCGTATCGAGCATTTACAAGGCCCTGGCCGCGAGCCCGCAGTGGTCGCGCTCCCTCTTGATCATCATTTACGACGAGCACGGCGGCTTCTGGGACCACGTTCCACCCCCGGCGGCGCCCGACGACAACGCGGAATTTCGCCAGTTCGGGTTCCGCATCCCTGCCATCATCGCCGGGCCCACCGTGAAGAAGGGCTATTTGAGCACCGCCGCCTACGACCATACGTCGGTGCTGGCCACCCTCGCGGCGCGCTGGGGTCTGCCGGGCCTCACCACCCGCTCCAAAGCAGCCAACGCGCTCACCGACGTCTTCGACCCAAAGCGCTACAAAAAGCCGGCCGAGCCCGCGCCGGAGCCCCCCGCCCTCACCCTCGACCAAGGCGCCCTGGCCACCATCGGCACCAGCAGCCAAGAAGAGCTCGAACAGGCCATCGCCGATGGCACCATCCCGCGCGAGCTGACCGATCCACGCCCGCACGATCTCCGCGTTCAAAGCTGGCTCACCGAGGCGCAGAAGCTGCGGTCCGTTCGCCTATCGGAGCGCACGACCCGCTAG
- a CDS encoding DUF420 domain-containing protein, with translation MAPMAESALSKNTDRPFWIVNAVVSILALSLLTYLLLIRQTSPGDSAALAFMPAVNATFNAIAAVLLVLAVVAIKKKQVTRHQALMLSAFASSSLFLVGYLAYHYVHGDTKYPGEGGARVVYLLILASHVILSIPVLPMCLAAFYYAFQRNFVTHKKITKLLFPIWLYVSITGVVVFAMLRSAYG, from the coding sequence ATCGCCCCCATGGCTGAATCCGCGCTCTCGAAGAACACCGATCGCCCTTTTTGGATCGTGAACGCGGTGGTGTCGATCCTCGCGCTCTCGCTGCTCACGTACCTCTTGCTGATTCGCCAGACGTCGCCCGGTGACTCCGCCGCGCTCGCCTTCATGCCGGCCGTGAACGCTACCTTCAACGCCATCGCCGCCGTGCTCTTGGTGCTGGCGGTCGTCGCCATCAAGAAGAAGCAGGTGACGCGTCACCAGGCCCTCATGCTATCGGCCTTCGCGTCGAGCAGCCTCTTTCTCGTGGGCTACTTGGCCTACCACTACGTGCACGGCGACACCAAGTACCCGGGCGAGGGCGGCGCGCGGGTGGTCTACCTGCTCATCCTCGCCTCGCACGTGATCCTATCGATCCCCGTGCTCCCCATGTGCCTGGCCGCGTTCTATTACGCGTTTCAGCGAAACTTCGTGACGCACAAGAAGATCACGAAGCTTCTCTTTCCCATTTGGCTCTACGTCTCCATCACCGGCGTGGTGGTGTTTGCGATGCTGCGGAGCGCCTACGGCTGA
- a CDS encoding metalloregulator ArsR/SmtB family transcription factor, whose protein sequence is MDVFAAIAEPSRRALLDILVHGGRTAGELVDALPALSQPGVSKHLRVLREVGLVDVRTDAQRRVYTLRAEALAEVDHWLDQYRKLWNWHLDALEEHLATKKKRKS, encoded by the coding sequence ATGGACGTCTTTGCGGCGATAGCCGAACCAAGCAGGCGGGCGCTCCTCGACATCCTCGTGCACGGCGGACGCACCGCGGGCGAGTTGGTCGATGCGCTGCCTGCCCTGAGCCAACCGGGCGTGTCGAAGCACCTGCGCGTCCTTCGCGAGGTCGGACTGGTCGATGTCCGAACCGATGCGCAGCGACGCGTTTACACGTTGCGCGCGGAGGCGCTCGCGGAAGTCGACCATTGGCTCGACCAGTACCGGAAGCTCTGGAACTGGCACTTGGATGCTCTCGAAGAGCACCTCGCAACGAAGAAAAAGAGGAAATCATGA
- a CDS encoding helix-turn-helix domain-containing protein — translation MKRVGLIVYDGVRTFDFAVAHEIWGDDRTDLGVPEFELRLCAPHGRAVQLDSGLRCQPTHTLAGLARCDLILVLGSLTPDRDPPPAVLAALRKARARGATIASLCSGAFVLAAAGLLDGRRATTHWRLAPALAARYPAVAVEPEALFVEDGVWTSAGTAAGVDLCLHLVRLAHGAGVANTVARSLVTAPFRAGGQAQFIDRRILDDDAQTDRLSRLRDFALAHLREPLRVKDLARRAGMSERTFARRFLETTGETPLQWLVHQRVLLAQRLLESTGSSIARIADECGFGSALSLRQHFVKAVGVSPSDYRQSFRGDRALPRSVA, via the coding sequence ATGAAGCGCGTGGGGCTCATCGTCTACGACGGGGTGCGCACCTTCGATTTCGCGGTCGCGCACGAAATCTGGGGAGACGACCGCACCGATCTCGGGGTGCCGGAGTTCGAGCTGCGCCTCTGCGCCCCCCACGGGCGCGCGGTGCAGCTCGACAGCGGCCTTCGCTGCCAGCCCACCCACACCTTGGCGGGGCTCGCCCGCTGCGATTTGATCCTCGTCCTGGGCTCGTTGACCCCCGATCGCGATCCGCCGCCCGCCGTGCTGGCCGCGCTGCGGAAGGCGCGCGCGCGCGGCGCCACCATCGCCTCGCTGTGCTCGGGCGCCTTCGTGCTCGCCGCGGCCGGATTGCTCGATGGCCGGAGAGCCACCACCCACTGGCGGCTCGCGCCCGCGCTGGCGGCGCGCTACCCCGCGGTCGCGGTCGAGCCGGAGGCCCTGTTCGTGGAGGACGGCGTATGGACCTCGGCGGGGACCGCGGCCGGCGTCGACCTTTGCTTGCACCTGGTGCGGCTCGCGCACGGGGCCGGGGTCGCCAACACGGTGGCGCGCTCCTTGGTCACGGCGCCGTTTCGCGCGGGCGGGCAAGCGCAGTTCATCGACCGCCGCATCTTGGACGACGATGCGCAGACCGACCGCCTCTCACGGCTGCGGGACTTTGCGCTCGCGCACCTGCGCGAGCCGCTGCGGGTCAAGGATCTGGCGCGGCGCGCGGGCATGTCCGAGCGCACCTTTGCGCGCCGGTTCCTGGAGACGACGGGCGAAACGCCGCTGCAGTGGCTGGTGCACCAGCGCGTGCTCCTGGCGCAGCGGCTGCTCGAGTCGACGGGGTCGTCCATCGCGCGCATCGCGGACGAGTGCGGCTTCGGCTCGGCGCTCTCGCTGCGGCAACACTTCGTCAAGGCCGTCGGCGTCTCCCCGAGCGACTACCGCCAGAGTTTCCGCGGGGACCGCGCCCTGCCGCGATCGGTCGCGTGA
- a CDS encoding SRPBCC family protein: protein MKDQKRTGEVIIDGERATLAFERRIAHPIQDVWTAITDPAERAAWFGPSRIDPKVGGAVEMTADGPPAPPEIRAGTGTVTVWEPPRVFEFTWFQKIIGETVMRYELTADGDATILRYLHRGLRVRDAQGYIPGSHAYLDRLEAQLDHAALPEWNARYAEVAPAYA, encoded by the coding sequence ATGAAGGACCAAAAGCGCACGGGCGAAGTGATCATCGACGGCGAACGGGCTACCCTCGCCTTCGAGCGCCGCATCGCCCATCCCATTCAAGACGTGTGGACGGCGATCACCGATCCCGCCGAGCGGGCCGCGTGGTTCGGCCCCTCGCGCATCGACCCGAAGGTTGGCGGCGCCGTCGAGATGACGGCCGATGGTCCGCCCGCGCCGCCCGAGATCCGCGCGGGCACGGGAACGGTCACCGTTTGGGAGCCGCCTCGCGTGTTCGAGTTCACCTGGTTCCAAAAGATCATCGGCGAGACGGTGATGCGCTACGAGCTCACCGCCGACGGCGACGCGACCATCCTCCGTTACCTCCATCGCGGGCTCCGCGTCCGCGACGCGCAAGGTTACATCCCCGGCTCGCACGCGTACCTCGATCGCCTCGAGGCGCAGCTCGACCACGCGGCGCTGCCCGAGTGGAACGCGCGCTATGCCGAGGTCGCGCCGGCGTACGCGTAG
- a CDS encoding cysteine hydrolase gives MIHLDRKAALVVVDVQMGFNDLAYWGKRNNPACEANIGALLDAWEATKRPIVLVRHDSVSPESPLRPGHPGNRFKPEVEGRRHDLLVSKVVHSSFHGTPDLHAWLKGERITQVVVAGITTNMCCETTSRVASDLGYDLLFAVDATHAFDLKAPDGTVVTADELTRATMATLHADFGRIAKTADLVAEAYAYAGATSA, from the coding sequence ATGATTCACCTCGACCGAAAAGCCGCCCTCGTGGTCGTCGACGTTCAAATGGGATTCAACGACCTCGCCTATTGGGGCAAACGCAACAACCCCGCCTGCGAGGCCAACATCGGCGCGCTGCTCGATGCGTGGGAGGCCACCAAGCGCCCCATCGTCCTGGTGCGCCACGACTCGGTGAGCCCCGAGTCGCCGCTTCGGCCCGGGCACCCCGGCAATCGATTCAAGCCGGAGGTGGAGGGCCGCAGGCACGATTTGCTCGTCTCCAAGGTCGTTCACTCGTCCTTTCACGGCACGCCCGATCTGCACGCGTGGTTGAAAGGCGAGCGGATCACCCAAGTCGTCGTCGCCGGCATCACGACCAACATGTGCTGCGAGACGACCTCGCGCGTCGCGAGCGATCTCGGTTACGACCTCCTCTTCGCGGTCGACGCCACCCACGCGTTCGACCTCAAAGCGCCGGACGGCACGGTGGTCACCGCGGACGAGCTCACGCGCGCGACCATGGCCACCTTGCACGCCGACTTCGGCCGGATCGCGAAGACCGCCGATCTCGTGGCCGAAGCCTACGCGTACGCCGGCGCGACCTCGGCATAG
- a CDS encoding Lrp/AsnC family transcriptional regulator, with product MQRRALDSFDRKLLRLVQQDDHLTAEALAERIGLSASAIQRRLKRLEADGFIVGHMALVDPTTVGNPTFFVVALEVERERLEHLARLRQWLTSEEWVQQTYYVTGTADFVLIVTAPSVQAYDDFMTRLMTDNPNVRRFTTNVVLGINKRSLCVPIEDDGDQP from the coding sequence ATGCAACGGCGCGCGCTCGACTCCTTTGATCGCAAGCTCCTGCGCCTCGTCCAGCAGGACGACCATTTGACGGCCGAGGCCCTGGCCGAGCGCATCGGCCTCTCCGCCTCGGCCATCCAGCGGCGCCTGAAACGGCTCGAGGCGGATGGGTTCATCGTGGGGCACATGGCCCTGGTCGACCCCACCACGGTGGGCAACCCCACGTTCTTCGTGGTGGCCCTGGAGGTCGAACGCGAACGGCTCGAGCATCTGGCGCGCTTGCGGCAGTGGCTCACCTCCGAAGAGTGGGTGCAGCAGACCTATTACGTCACCGGCACGGCCGACTTCGTCCTGATCGTCACCGCCCCCAGCGTGCAGGCGTACGATGACTTCATGACCCGCCTCATGACCGACAACCCCAACGTCCGGAGGTTCACGACCAACGTGGTCCTGGGGATCAACAAGCGCAGCCTCTGCGTCCCCATCGAGGACGACGGCGATCAGCCGTAG
- a CDS encoding VOC family protein — translation MLDHVGLRVRDFPKAKAFYKAVLAPLEYELVKEIGPEMGVEYVGAGFGPRGKPEFWIGAGTPNGPVHVAFLAPNRAAVDAFYKAALAAGAADHGPPGVRAHYHPNYFGAFVLDLDGNNIEAVCHTTA, via the coding sequence ATGCTCGATCATGTCGGTCTACGCGTGCGCGATTTTCCCAAGGCCAAGGCCTTCTACAAGGCGGTCCTCGCCCCGCTCGAGTACGAGCTCGTCAAAGAAATCGGCCCCGAGATGGGCGTCGAATACGTGGGCGCCGGCTTCGGCCCGCGCGGCAAACCCGAGTTTTGGATCGGCGCCGGCACCCCGAACGGCCCCGTTCACGTGGCCTTCCTAGCCCCCAACCGCGCGGCCGTCGATGCCTTCTACAAGGCCGCCCTCGCCGCCGGCGCCGCCGATCATGGCCCGCCGGGCGTGCGCGCGCACTACCACCCGAACTATTTCGGCGCGTTCGTGCTCGACCTCGACGGGAACAACATCGAAGCGGTCTGTCACACCACCGCGTAA
- a CDS encoding thioredoxin domain-containing protein: MSIVSKEAPKADLPAHPSGIPNGVAVIGFVLCALSGAALMWGYDAHRLRSGGASASTEPSGTWSDSDSPIPVDSHDPTWGARSAPVTIVQFSDFQCPYCSRVEPTIDQVKRAYGPEKVRIVWKNLPLAFHRNAKPAAEAAEGVFRLKGHDAFWKFHDLAFQNQTALSPESYERWAQQAGVADLKTFRAGLASHQWAAKVDQDDALAQQIHVTATPGFFINGVAISGAQPFDTFKAVIDQELGKAQAKIAAGVPRSEIYVRMSKENKLAAPAPAPTDDDKPDTEDAKTVWKVPVGKSPVSGSNQALVTIVEFSDFQCPFCKRGEAILDKVRETYGDKVRVVWKNQPIPTHPRAEPAAQLAFEARAQKGDKGFWDAHHKLFDSAPKLEEADFDRIAKELGLAPEKVKSAIKDHRYKNAIEADQDMADDFQATSTPQFFINGRKIVGAEPYEKFAAIIDDEITKAKGLLAKGTKQTDLYEALTQNGKGAPELEKKALPAPSHAPVKGNPNAKVTIVEVSDFQCPYCRRAEDTMKEVMKTYGDRVKATWRHFPLTMHEDAGIAAQAAQEAFKQKGSEGFWKMHALLFENQRTENGMKRDALEKYAQQIGLDMAKFKLALDNQTHLPEIDADIKVVTDAGINSTPGFFINGYYIAGAEPYPKFRKVIERALAEAK; encoded by the coding sequence ATGTCCATCGTATCCAAAGAAGCACCCAAAGCAGATTTGCCCGCGCACCCATCTGGGATACCCAACGGCGTGGCCGTCATCGGTTTCGTCCTTTGCGCCCTCTCCGGCGCCGCCCTCATGTGGGGCTACGACGCGCACCGACTCCGCAGCGGCGGCGCGAGCGCCAGCACGGAGCCCAGCGGCACCTGGAGCGACTCCGACTCCCCCATTCCAGTCGATAGCCACGATCCCACGTGGGGCGCGCGCTCGGCCCCGGTCACCATCGTTCAATTCTCGGATTTTCAGTGCCCGTATTGTTCGCGGGTCGAGCCGACGATCGACCAAGTGAAGCGCGCGTACGGCCCCGAGAAGGTCCGCATCGTCTGGAAGAACCTACCGCTCGCCTTCCACCGCAACGCCAAGCCCGCGGCGGAAGCGGCCGAGGGCGTCTTTCGCCTCAAAGGCCACGATGCGTTTTGGAAGTTTCACGATCTCGCGTTCCAGAACCAAACCGCCCTCTCGCCCGAGAGCTACGAACGCTGGGCGCAGCAAGCCGGCGTCGCCGATCTGAAAACGTTCCGCGCGGGCCTCGCCTCCCACCAATGGGCCGCCAAGGTCGACCAAGACGACGCGCTCGCCCAGCAAATCCATGTCACGGCCACGCCGGGGTTCTTCATCAACGGCGTCGCCATCTCCGGCGCGCAGCCCTTCGACACGTTCAAAGCCGTGATCGACCAAGAGCTCGGAAAAGCCCAGGCGAAGATCGCCGCCGGCGTGCCCCGAAGCGAGATTTACGTGCGCATGTCCAAGGAGAACAAGCTCGCCGCGCCCGCGCCCGCCCCCACGGACGACGACAAGCCCGACACGGAGGACGCGAAGACCGTATGGAAGGTGCCGGTCGGCAAGAGCCCGGTTTCAGGCTCCAACCAAGCGCTGGTCACCATCGTGGAGTTCTCGGATTTTCAGTGTCCGTTCTGCAAACGCGGCGAGGCCATCCTCGACAAGGTGCGCGAGACGTACGGCGACAAAGTTCGCGTCGTTTGGAAAAACCAGCCCATCCCCACGCACCCCCGCGCGGAACCCGCCGCCCAATTGGCCTTCGAGGCGCGCGCCCAAAAAGGCGACAAGGGCTTTTGGGATGCGCACCACAAATTGTTCGACTCGGCGCCCAAGCTGGAGGAAGCCGATTTCGACCGCATCGCCAAGGAGCTCGGGCTCGCCCCGGAGAAGGTGAAGAGCGCCATCAAGGATCATCGTTACAAGAACGCCATCGAGGCCGATCAGGACATGGCCGACGATTTCCAGGCCACGAGCACCCCGCAGTTCTTCATCAACGGACGCAAGATCGTGGGCGCGGAGCCTTACGAGAAGTTCGCGGCCATCATCGACGACGAGATCACCAAGGCCAAAGGCCTGCTCGCCAAAGGCACCAAGCAGACCGATCTCTACGAGGCCCTCACGCAAAACGGGAAAGGAGCCCCCGAGCTCGAGAAGAAGGCCCTACCGGCGCCCAGCCACGCTCCCGTGAAAGGGAACCCCAACGCCAAGGTCACCATCGTCGAGGTGAGCGACTTTCAATGTCCCTATTGCAGGCGGGCCGAGGACACCATGAAAGAGGTCATGAAAACGTATGGGGATCGGGTGAAGGCCACATGGCGCCATTTTCCGCTGACCATGCACGAGGACGCGGGCATCGCGGCACAAGCTGCCCAGGAGGCCTTCAAACAGAAGGGCTCCGAGGGCTTCTGGAAGATGCACGCGCTGCTCTTCGAGAACCAACGCACGGAAAATGGAATGAAGCGCGACGCGCTCGAAAAATATGCGCAGCAGATCGGGCTCGACATGGCCAAGTTCAAGCTGGCGCTGGACAATCAAACCCATCTGCCCGAGATCGACGCCGACATCAAGGTGGTCACCGACGCGGGGATCAACAGCACACCGGGGTTCTTCATCAACGGCTATTACATTGCCGGGGCAGAACCGTATCCCAAGTTTCGTAAGGTCATCGAACGGGCGCTCGCAGAAGCAAAGTAG
- a CDS encoding CocE/NonD family hydrolase translates to MGLLALLAGGAGYMIRQRAGLSFHQEGKRPRRFEVIRAMVPMRDGVKLETVIFVPKEKREPLPFLFQRTPYGIPQSDDDEPGALGHGKDELIADGYIWVQQNLRGRFKSEGTFEMLRPPREDRNDPRATDETTDAYDTIEWLLHNVPGHNGRVGMYGGSYDGWTQVMALLEPHPALRAVHEAASPSDMFLNDDDHHNGAFRFGYSFEFVAMMESSKNELFHFEFDRRDTYDFFLDLGALSHVDERYFHGQKPTWTNYVEHPNRDAFWKRMAVGTHLERTTVPNFNIAGFWDQEDFVGPLDIYARLEKNDSAHINYVMVGPWNHGSWGDGGRKLGAIDFGRDTSVDYRAARRQWFAHWLHDGPLDLAEATVFESGSNQWKKFDRFPPESGITSRKLYLRAGGKLSFDAPAEGEAEGFDTYVSDPANPVPYRHRPIGATFSDPEHPWRTWLLEDQRFVDHRPDVLTWQTDVLDRDIVVNGDIVAELFASTSGTDSDWVVKLIDVYPEDASWAKNADAGTPDMRGYQFMIANDVFRGRYRKDFEHPEPIPADTVVPYTIDLHPHAHAFLRGHRIMVQVQSSLFPLIDRNPQKYVDNIYKAQDSDFTKATQRVFRSRGAPSCIVLPLAE, encoded by the coding sequence ATGGGGCTCCTCGCGCTGCTCGCGGGCGGCGCGGGTTATATGATCCGTCAGCGCGCGGGGCTCTCGTTTCATCAAGAGGGCAAACGGCCGCGGCGCTTCGAGGTCATCCGGGCCATGGTGCCGATGCGCGACGGGGTGAAGCTGGAGACGGTGATCTTCGTCCCCAAGGAGAAGCGCGAGCCGCTGCCGTTCCTCTTTCAGCGCACGCCCTATGGCATCCCGCAGAGCGACGACGACGAGCCGGGTGCCCTGGGGCATGGCAAGGACGAGCTCATCGCCGATGGCTACATTTGGGTGCAGCAAAACCTGCGCGGGCGCTTCAAGTCCGAGGGCACCTTCGAGATGCTGCGCCCGCCGCGCGAGGACCGAAACGATCCCCGCGCCACCGACGAGACCACCGACGCGTACGACACCATCGAATGGCTCCTCCACAACGTCCCGGGCCACAATGGTCGGGTCGGGATGTATGGCGGGTCCTACGATGGTTGGACGCAGGTGATGGCGCTGCTGGAGCCGCACCCGGCCCTGCGCGCCGTGCACGAGGCGGCGTCGCCCTCGGATATGTTCCTCAACGACGACGACCATCACAATGGCGCGTTTCGTTTTGGGTATTCGTTCGAGTTCGTGGCCATGATGGAGTCGTCGAAGAACGAGCTCTTCCACTTCGAGTTCGACCGGCGCGACACGTACGACTTTTTCTTGGACCTGGGCGCGCTCTCCCACGTCGACGAGCGCTATTTTCACGGGCAGAAGCCCACCTGGACCAACTATGTCGAGCACCCCAACCGCGACGCGTTCTGGAAGCGCATGGCCGTGGGCACCCACCTGGAGCGAACCACCGTCCCCAACTTCAACATCGCCGGCTTTTGGGATCAGGAGGACTTCGTCGGCCCGCTCGATATCTATGCGCGCCTGGAGAAGAACGACAGCGCGCATATCAATTACGTGATGGTGGGGCCCTGGAACCACGGCAGCTGGGGAGACGGCGGCCGCAAGCTGGGGGCCATCGACTTTGGTCGGGACACCAGCGTCGACTACCGCGCGGCGCGCCGGCAATGGTTTGCCCACTGGCTGCACGACGGGCCGCTCGATCTGGCCGAGGCCACCGTGTTCGAGAGCGGCTCGAACCAATGGAAGAAGTTCGATCGCTTTCCGCCCGAGTCGGGGATCACCTCGCGCAAGCTGTATTTGCGGGCCGGCGGCAAGCTCTCGTTCGACGCTCCGGCGGAGGGCGAGGCCGAGGGGTTCGATACGTACGTCTCCGATCCGGCGAACCCGGTCCCGTACCGCCACCGCCCCATTGGGGCGACCTTCTCGGATCCCGAGCACCCCTGGCGGACGTGGCTCCTCGAAGATCAGCGCTTCGTCGATCACCGCCCGGACGTCCTTACCTGGCAGACCGACGTGCTCGATCGCGACATCGTGGTCAACGGCGATATCGTGGCCGAGCTCTTTGCGTCGACGTCGGGCACCGACAGCGACTGGGTGGTGAAGCTGATCGACGTCTACCCCGAGGACGCCTCGTGGGCGAAGAACGCGGACGCGGGCACCCCCGATATGCGCGGCTACCAATTCATGATCGCCAACGACGTGTTTCGCGGGCGCTACCGCAAGGACTTCGAGCACCCCGAGCCCATCCCCGCCGATACGGTCGTCCCCTACACGATCGATCTGCACCCCCACGCGCACGCCTTTTTGCGCGGCCATCGGATCATGGTGCAGGTGCAGAGCAGCTTGTTTCCGCTCATCGATCGCAACCCGCAAAAGTACGTGGACAACATCTACAAGGCGCAGGACTCCGACTTCACGAAGGCGACCCAACGCGTCTTTCGCTCGCGCGGTGCGCCTTCGTGCATCGTCTTACCGCTGGCCGAGTGA